The following are encoded together in the Arcobacter aquimarinus genome:
- a CDS encoding prephenate dehydratase, which yields MLENKEKNLKKLCSINEKILELLNKKNILLENEPSLNSFLIKQKLLEKLNLNNYKKLDTKYINQVFNEIYSNSFFYDNEKIVYLGPEGSYTHEASINLFGINNNYYSVNSIKNIFFEVEEGRAKYGIVPIENSSNGIVGDTINCFDNYNLNIIGETVLDIHHTLVSNCSKTQDIKIIYSKDIAFDQCSIFLENYHLNEVKYEYVDSTTKAAKLAAQTPNSAAICSKLAAKTHNIPILFESIEDKKDNKTRFLIISKFENERNDNTKTSIIVKLPNTQGSLINFLNDFKKAKINLNKIKSHIVKGISTFFIEFEGDKNDKEVQKIIKKHNSHIKVLGSYMKQIEDI from the coding sequence ATGCTTGAAAATAAAGAAAAGAATTTAAAAAAACTATGTTCAATAAATGAAAAAATTTTAGAACTTTTAAATAAAAAGAATATCTTATTAGAAAATGAGCCTTCTTTAAACTCATTTTTAATTAAACAAAAATTATTAGAAAAATTAAATCTAAATAACTATAAAAAACTAGATACTAAATACATAAATCAAGTATTCAATGAAATATATTCTAACTCTTTTTTTTACGACAATGAAAAAATTGTTTATTTAGGTCCTGAAGGAAGCTATACTCACGAAGCATCTATAAATCTGTTTGGAATAAATAATAACTATTATTCAGTTAATTCAATTAAAAATATTTTTTTTGAAGTAGAAGAAGGAAGAGCTAAATATGGCATAGTTCCTATTGAAAATAGTTCAAATGGAATAGTTGGTGATACAATAAATTGTTTTGATAATTACAATTTAAATATCATAGGAGAAACTGTTTTAGATATACATCATACTCTTGTAAGTAACTGTTCAAAAACTCAAGATATAAAAATCATTTACTCTAAAGATATTGCGTTTGACCAATGTTCAATTTTTTTAGAAAACTATCATTTAAATGAAGTAAAATACGAATATGTAGACTCGACAACAAAAGCTGCTAAACTTGCAGCTCAAACACCAAATAGTGCTGCTATTTGCTCAAAACTTGCTGCAAAAACTCATAATATTCCTATTTTATTTGAATCTATTGAAGATAAAAAAGATAATAAAACTAGATTTTTAATCATAAGTAAATTTGAAAACGAAAGAAATGATAATACTAAAACTTCTATTATTGTTAAACTGCCAAATACGCAAGGAAGTTTAATCAATTTTTTAAATGATTTTAAAAAAGCAAAAATAAATCTAAATAAAATCAAATCACATATTGTAAAAGGTATTTCTACTTTTTTTATAGAGTTTGAAGGAGATAAAAATGATAAAGAAGTACAAAAAATCATTAAAAAGCATAATTCACATATAAAAGTTTTAGGCTCTTATATGAAACAAATTGAAGATATATAA
- a CDS encoding sensor histidine kinase: MFYNFLRVITIFIFFCLNSFAFEITDLKDYQNLNKEIKVLFDSNDTYNIRNLPFEEFYLPQKLAFGYVKGSVWSKLELHSKKDKNILLINPKININILDVYIFEDNVLIKTHNLGNYRTISQNFISSKFTNINLELKENKKYTIISKLQSKSVIDATWFIAYNNEFLSFIIYDTLFWGLLFGVVLSLIIYNISIYASLKNTKYIAYSFHGLTALLFQFSTNGIFYQFEFYSNPIIFNSVSWSLSQLSLLSILWFLMLFFNTKKTMPLIHKFIFLLFIFIFLMLFLFIYSFFDVEIINTVRTITKPLSLFILLFVFGVAIYGLRKKIEGSFYYFLGHGIFLITLFYQQFSGIIVNEETNLLSMYIVALGMLFDVTFLSLALGKKFKTLKENTEMNQKLLVTQSGFSAIGRTIGNLSHQWKIPISRLGSLLTQMEATLWKRDDKLKNELNEIIISMRESLNFMQNSITEFNNFYLNSNQKTRFNLSKEIENIINLLSAKTMYSDCSIEKNLSEEIEFFGHKNAFANVCLIIIDNALDIIKQRKILQGKIIISISKKNEKIVLKIEDNGGGIDITPINKIFEVFVSEKENGNGMGLTMCKILVENNLDGTIEVFNNQKGATFKIVF, encoded by the coding sequence GTGTTTTATAATTTTTTAAGAGTAATAACTATTTTTATATTTTTTTGCTTAAACTCTTTCGCTTTTGAAATTACAGACTTAAAAGATTATCAAAATTTAAATAAAGAGATTAAAGTTCTTTTTGATTCAAATGACACATACAACATAAGAAATCTTCCTTTTGAAGAGTTTTATTTACCTCAAAAACTAGCATTTGGTTATGTAAAAGGTTCTGTTTGGAGTAAATTAGAACTTCATAGTAAAAAAGATAAAAATATTCTTTTAATTAATCCAAAAATAAATATAAATATCTTAGATGTGTATATTTTTGAAGATAATGTTTTAATTAAAACTCATAATTTAGGTAATTATAGAACTATCTCTCAAAATTTCATTTCTTCAAAATTTACTAATATAAATTTAGAATTAAAAGAAAATAAAAAATATACAATCATTTCAAAACTACAATCAAAAAGCGTTATAGATGCAACTTGGTTTATCGCATATAATAATGAATTTTTGTCGTTTATTATCTATGATACTTTATTCTGGGGTCTCTTATTTGGGGTTGTATTATCTTTGATTATTTATAATATTTCAATTTATGCAAGTTTGAAAAATACTAAATACATTGCTTACTCTTTTCATGGATTAACTGCATTATTGTTCCAATTTTCTACGAATGGGATTTTCTATCAATTTGAATTTTATTCTAATCCAATAATTTTTAATTCTGTTAGTTGGAGTTTATCTCAACTTAGTTTACTGAGTATTTTATGGTTTTTAATGCTATTTTTTAACACTAAAAAAACTATGCCTTTAATACATAAATTTATATTTTTACTTTTTATTTTCATTTTTTTGATGTTGTTTTTATTTATTTATTCTTTTTTTGATGTGGAAATAATAAATACTGTACGAACTATTACAAAACCTCTATCTTTATTTATTTTGTTATTTGTATTTGGGGTTGCTATTTATGGATTAAGAAAAAAAATAGAGGGGTCTTTTTACTATTTTTTAGGTCATGGAATATTTTTGATTACTTTATTTTATCAACAGTTTAGTGGAATCATAGTAAATGAAGAAACAAACCTTTTATCAATGTATATTGTAGCTCTTGGTATGCTTTTCGATGTAACTTTTTTATCTTTAGCTCTTGGAAAAAAATTTAAGACTCTCAAAGAAAATACCGAAATGAATCAAAAGCTTCTAGTTACTCAATCTGGTTTTTCAGCAATAGGAAGAACTATAGGAAATCTCTCTCACCAATGGAAAATACCAATTTCAAGATTAGGAAGTCTTTTAACCCAAATGGAAGCAACACTTTGGAAGAGAGATGATAAATTAAAAAATGAATTAAATGAGATAATAATATCAATGAGAGAAAGTCTTAATTTTATGCAAAATTCAATAACTGAATTTAATAATTTTTATCTCAATTCAAATCAAAAAACAAGATTTAATTTATCAAAAGAAATAGAAAATATTATAAATTTGCTAAGTGCAAAAACAATGTATTCTGATTGTTCTATTGAAAAAAACTTAAGTGAAGAAATCGAATTTTTTGGACATAAAAATGCTTTTGCTAATGTTTGTCTAATTATTATTGACAATGCCTTGGATATTATTAAACAAAGAAAAATTTTACAAGGCAAAATAATCATTTCTATATCAAAAAAAAATGAAAAAATAGTACTTAAAATAGAAGATAACGGTGGAGGAATAGATATAACTCCTATAAATAAAATATTTGAAGTTTTCGTAAGTGAAAAAGAAAATGGAAATGGTATGGGACTTACTATGTGTAAAATTTTAGTAGAAAATAATCTTGATGGTACAATTGAAGTTTTTAATAATCAAAAGGGGGCAACTTTTAAAATTGTTTTTTAA
- a CDS encoding response regulator transcription factor, giving the protein MNKLSILKNKKVLYVEDDPIVRDSISKVLSVFFNNIIVLQDGQEAMNLIEKNFDIIILDLNLPKYNGIEIAKAFRAKSQESLIFMISNYQEIQNLRDAMKVGAIDFLSKPISFDELKTVLEECANRLSKDIIHHIDNNLIYNSQLKTIFKNNNEEIKLTKNEIIFLELVISNKNQVLTYDVITNELFNSQNSSVNLPSIKNMVLRLRKKLNTNLVESIFGIGYRVL; this is encoded by the coding sequence AGATGATCCTATTGTCAGGGATAGTATTTCAAAGGTTCTAAGTGTTTTTTTTAATAATATTATTGTACTACAAGATGGGCAGGAAGCTATGAACTTAATAGAAAAAAACTTTGATATTATAATTCTAGATTTAAATTTACCAAAATACAATGGTATTGAAATAGCAAAAGCTTTTAGGGCAAAAAGTCAGGAAAGCTTAATTTTTATGATTTCTAATTATCAAGAAATTCAGAATTTAAGAGATGCTATGAAAGTTGGAGCTATTGATTTTTTATCAAAACCTATAAGTTTTGACGAATTAAAAACAGTTCTCGAAGAGTGTGCAAATAGATTATCAAAAGATATAATCCATCACATTGATAACAATTTAATTTATAATAGCCAATTAAAAACTATTTTTAAAAATAATAATGAAGAAATTAAGTTAACTAAAAATGAAATAATTTTTTTAGAGTTAGTAATTTCAAATAAAAATCAAGTTTTAACTTATGATGTAATAACAAATGAACTATTTAATAGTCAAAATAGTAGTGTAAACTTACCATCAATCAAAAATATGGTTTTACGACTTAGAAAAAAACTAAATACAAATTTGGTTGAAAGTATATTTGGGATTGGTTATCGTGTTTTATAA